A single Methanomassiliicoccales archaeon DNA region contains:
- a CDS encoding exosome complex RNA-binding protein Csl4, translating into MKEKRPVLPGEEVAEAEEFLPAEGTYEEDGKVFAALMGELELDHDERTAAVRPCNPMAELNPGEAVFCVVTDVRNCMAICEVVAVEGKERAVTGDTNGTIHISKLASDYTQDVGREMRPSDIIRAKVLQAKPSVQLTTASDHFGVIKALCRRCRAPMVRVEQGLYCNNCERNETRKIADDYGDVNF; encoded by the coding sequence ATGAAGGAAAAGAGACCCGTTCTACCAGGTGAAGAGGTGGCCGAGGCGGAGGAGTTCCTGCCGGCCGAAGGCACCTACGAAGAGGACGGGAAGGTATTCGCCGCCCTGATGGGCGAGCTTGAACTAGACCATGACGAGAGAACCGCTGCGGTGCGCCCCTGCAATCCCATGGCGGAGCTGAATCCCGGGGAGGCGGTGTTCTGCGTGGTGACGGATGTGCGGAACTGCATGGCCATCTGCGAAGTGGTGGCCGTAGAGGGAAAGGAGCGAGCGGTCACCGGCGACACCAACGGCACGATCCACATCTCCAAACTGGCCTCTGACTACACGCAGGACGTGGGCCGAGAGATGAGACCTAGCGATATCATCCGCGCCAAGGTGCTGCAGGCTAAGCCCTCGGTGCAACTCACGACCGCCAGCGACCATTTCGGTGTGATCAAGGCGCTGTGCCGGCGCTGCCGCGCGCCAATGGTGCGCGTGGAACAGGGATTGTACTGCAACAACTGCGAGCGCAATGAAACGAGGAAGATCGCCGACGACTACGGCGACGTGAACTTCTGA
- a CDS encoding 7-cyano-7-deazaguanine synthase, with the protein MRAICLISGGIDSPVAAYQMAKRGVEVLLLHMDNSPYSDETALQKVMEIREELQHATGTNIKLYVAPHGRNQEMFALNCRKGFQCVLCKRMMLLVAKAVAERLSAEATITGESLGQVASQTLHNLRAESLGLDFLVLRPLIGMDKIEIEATAKRIGTYEISTRSPSICKIVPAKPVTMAKVDRLLNEESKVDMNEMVAFAADHVAEIKDPHT; encoded by the coding sequence TTGCGAGCGATCTGCCTAATCTCCGGTGGCATCGATTCCCCCGTGGCCGCATATCAAATGGCCAAGCGCGGAGTGGAAGTGCTCCTTCTGCATATGGACAATTCGCCCTACTCGGACGAGACCGCTCTGCAGAAGGTCATGGAGATCCGAGAAGAGCTGCAGCATGCCACCGGGACGAACATCAAGTTATACGTGGCGCCACACGGCCGCAACCAGGAGATGTTCGCGCTGAACTGCCGCAAAGGGTTCCAATGCGTGCTCTGCAAGCGCATGATGCTCTTGGTGGCCAAGGCCGTGGCCGAGAGGCTGAGCGCGGAAGCGACCATCACCGGGGAGTCCCTCGGGCAGGTGGCATCGCAGACCCTGCACAATCTGAGGGCCGAGTCCCTCGGCCTTGACTTCTTGGTATTGCGTCCGCTCATCGGCATGGACAAGATCGAGATCGAGGCAACAGCCAAGCGCATCGGCACTTATGAGATATCGACCCGCAGCCCGTCCATATGCAAGATCGTCCCCGCCAAGCCGGTCACCATGGCCAAGGTAGATCGTCTGCTGAACGAGGAGTCAAAAGTGGATATGAACGAGATGGTGGCCTTCGCCGCCGATCATGTGGCAGAGATCAAAGATCCTCATACATGA
- a CDS encoding nucleic acid-binding protein, producing MEKDGRLVLDTSALFSMEDLPPGSEAFVTPSVVSELEKYKDRRLERWGDLLRTSEPTSAAIKKVKEAAQRTGDAGRISSTDLDVLALALDMEAVLLTDDYSIQNLAAYLGIVYRPVGMKGIKRVLKWKYKCIGCGRIFDKEIKECPICGSSLRSVRSRKN from the coding sequence ATGGAAAAAGACGGGAGGCTGGTGCTTGATACATCGGCGCTGTTCTCAATGGAGGACCTCCCCCCAGGATCGGAGGCCTTCGTCACCCCCTCGGTGGTGAGCGAGCTGGAGAAGTACAAAGACCGGCGCTTGGAGCGCTGGGGCGATCTGCTTCGGACCTCAGAACCCACCTCTGCCGCCATCAAGAAGGTGAAAGAGGCGGCGCAACGCACCGGCGACGCAGGCAGGATATCGTCTACGGACCTGGATGTGCTGGCCTTGGCCTTGGACATGGAGGCGGTGCTGCTGACCGATGACTATTCAATCCAGAACCTGGCGGCGTACCTGGGCATCGTCTATCGCCCTGTCGGCATGAAGGGCATCAAGAGGGTGCTCAAGTGGAAGTACAAATGCATCGGTTGCGGGCGGATCTTCGACAAGGAGATCAAGGAATGCCCGATCTGCGGCAGTTCCTTGCGCTCGGTGCGCTCACGGAAGAACTGA